From a region of the Methylomonas rapida genome:
- a CDS encoding riboflavin synthase produces the protein MFTGIILAVGHIAAIQPKGGDCRLTIHTGKLPLGEVALGDSIAVNGVCLTAVELGGDYFCADVSNETLSRTTLKSAAAGTPVNLELALTPSSRLGGHIVSGHVDGIGKVVEKQSDGRSMRFKFKVPDNLAKYIAEKGSICIDGISLTVNSVNGVYFSVNIVPHTLQETTLGDTHVGSEVNLEVDLLARYMERLMLGEAAAQCQGGVTEALLHEAGFIK, from the coding sequence ATGTTTACAGGCATCATTCTCGCGGTGGGACACATCGCCGCGATTCAACCGAAAGGCGGCGACTGCCGCTTGACAATCCATACGGGCAAATTGCCGCTGGGGGAGGTGGCGTTGGGTGACAGCATCGCCGTCAACGGCGTCTGCTTGACCGCCGTGGAATTGGGCGGCGACTATTTTTGCGCCGACGTCTCCAACGAAACCTTGTCGCGGACCACCTTGAAATCCGCGGCAGCCGGTACGCCGGTGAATCTGGAGCTGGCGTTGACGCCTTCGTCCCGTCTGGGCGGGCATATCGTCAGCGGGCATGTCGATGGCATAGGTAAGGTCGTCGAAAAACAGAGCGATGGCCGTTCGATGCGTTTCAAATTCAAGGTGCCGGACAATCTGGCCAAATACATCGCTGAAAAAGGTTCTATCTGCATCGATGGCATCAGTTTGACCGTCAACAGCGTCAATGGTGTGTATTTTTCCGTCAACATCGTGCCGCATACCTTGCAGGAAACTACGCTGGGCGATACCCATGTCGGCAGCGAGGTCAACTTGGAAGTGGATTTACTGGCTCGTTACATGGAGCGCCTGATGCTCGGCGAGGCGGCCGCGCAATGCCAGGGCGGCGTCACCGAGGCCCTATTACATGAAGCAGGCTTTATCAAATGA
- the ribD gene encoding bifunctional diaminohydroxyphosphoribosylaminopyrimidine deaminase/5-amino-6-(5-phosphoribosylamino)uracil reductase RibD, whose product MSAELDAAFMARAVKLAENGIYTTDPNPHVGCVLVKNGEIIAEGWTQRAGFAHAEIDALAKINDARGATAYVTLEPCSHHGKTGPCCEALIAAGINRVVVAMQDPNPQVCGRGLRKIREAGIEVVVGVLAEEAAKLNRGFFKRMTTGLPWIRSKLAMSLDGRTAMASGESQWITSKEARQDVQGWRAQSSAIVTGIDTVWYDDPQLNARVDFDLVQPVKVVLDSNLRMPLTAKMLQNSVEVWIVTCSDDAGKLEKLRQVGCKVFQVGAKNGRVDLVETFELLAELQINTVWVEAGATLNGALLDSGLVDEWLIYMAPCVLGDQARGLFHLPGLQIMQDKKLLHLSETRQIGSDLRLRYQTQRA is encoded by the coding sequence ATGAGCGCTGAACTGGACGCCGCTTTCATGGCTCGTGCCGTCAAGCTGGCGGAAAACGGGATTTACACGACCGATCCCAATCCGCATGTCGGCTGCGTGCTGGTCAAAAATGGTGAGATCATCGCCGAAGGCTGGACGCAACGCGCCGGCTTCGCCCATGCCGAAATCGATGCGCTGGCTAAAATAAATGATGCAAGAGGCGCGACGGCGTATGTAACATTGGAGCCTTGCAGCCATCACGGTAAAACCGGGCCTTGTTGCGAGGCCTTGATCGCCGCCGGCATCAACCGCGTGGTGGTGGCGATGCAGGACCCCAATCCTCAGGTTTGCGGGCGAGGTTTGCGGAAGATCCGCGAAGCAGGCATAGAAGTCGTGGTCGGCGTGTTGGCGGAAGAAGCCGCAAAACTCAACCGCGGCTTTTTCAAGCGCATGACAACAGGGTTGCCGTGGATACGCAGCAAACTGGCGATGAGCCTGGATGGGCGCACCGCGATGGCCTCCGGCGAGAGTCAGTGGATCACGTCGAAAGAAGCCAGACAGGACGTGCAGGGCTGGCGCGCGCAAAGCAGCGCGATCGTCACCGGCATCGATACGGTGTGGTACGACGATCCACAACTGAATGCCCGCGTCGATTTCGATCTGGTGCAGCCAGTCAAAGTGGTGCTGGATTCCAACTTGCGCATGCCACTCACGGCAAAAATGCTGCAAAATTCAGTGGAAGTGTGGATCGTCACCTGCAGCGATGACGCCGGGAAGTTGGAAAAATTGCGGCAAGTCGGCTGCAAGGTGTTTCAAGTCGGGGCCAAAAACGGTCGCGTCGATTTGGTGGAAACGTTTGAATTGCTGGCCGAGTTGCAAATCAACACGGTGTGGGTCGAAGCCGGTGCCACCCTGAACGGTGCCTTGCTCGACAGCGGGCTGGTCGACGAATGGCTGATCTATATGGCGCCCTGTGTGTTGGGTGACCAGGCGCGAGGATTGTTTCATCTGCCGGGCTTGCAGATCATGCAAGATAAAAAATTGTTACATTTGAGCGAAACTCGCCAAATTGGATCAGACTTGCGATTACGTTATCAAACTCAACGGGCATGA
- the nrdR gene encoding transcriptional regulator NrdR codes for MRCPFCSAQDTRVIDTRLADEGDQVKRRRECVACKERFTTFEVVELSLPRIIKRNSAREAFDEGKLRAGMQRALEKRPVKVDEIEAAISRIKKALVGKGEREVSAHELGELVMKELSALDHVAFVRFASVYRSFEDVSEFTRMIENLQQHER; via the coding sequence CGATACTCGCCTGGCCGACGAGGGCGACCAGGTCAAGCGTCGGCGTGAGTGCGTGGCCTGCAAGGAACGTTTTACGACCTTCGAGGTGGTTGAATTGAGTTTGCCGCGCATCATCAAGCGCAATAGCGCGCGTGAAGCCTTTGACGAAGGCAAGTTGCGCGCGGGCATGCAGCGGGCATTGGAAAAACGCCCGGTCAAGGTGGATGAAATCGAGGCGGCGATCAGTCGGATCAAGAAAGCCCTGGTGGGCAAGGGGGAGCGGGAAGTGAGCGCGCACGAACTAGGCGAACTGGTCATGAAAGAACTCAGTGCCCTGGATCATGTGGCTTTCGTGCGCTTTGCCTCCGTGTACCGCAGCTTCGAAGATGTTAGCGAATTCACCCGAATGATAGAGAACCTGCAACAGCATGAGCGCTGA